One window of Coffea eugenioides isolate CCC68of unplaced genomic scaffold, Ceug_1.0 ScVebR1_68;HRSCAF=342, whole genome shotgun sequence genomic DNA carries:
- the LOC113758751 gene encoding disease resistance protein RPM1-like, which produces MAETVVSFVSNRLTTLLQEEGSLLGGLRQEVELIKDELGHMRAFLKVAEPKEDDDPSSLQRILKAIKSLRARHQVASEIQSIKSRIKNISEGRQRYQAEFGIDDRVTGSSTMNDSWRYSRDDALLVEEAKLVGIDQPKQHLISKLLEGHDHQLKVISVVGMAGLGKTTLVKKVHEDPDVRKNFPVCAWVTVSQTCDFPKLLTDLIRQLHKELNKSVPQFIESISTIELKEFVKDFLQQAGRYAIVFDDVWDVEFWNEIKFALPEGNYGNRVMLTTRNADVASASCIESQDYVHKMEPLSNEDSWTLFRNKIFKGNRCPDHLMDVAKAVLDKCDGLPLAIVAIGGLLASKDVSRIDEWEKIQQSLGGEFTGKLERVKRILSLSYNDLPSHLKPCLLYLTIYPEDYLIDCNMLILLWIAERFVEWREGMSIEDVAWGYLRELISRSLIQATKCFMKDPHTCRIHDLMRELFSSSQGNKTWSQLLLDNQ; this is translated from the exons ATGGCAGAAACTGTTGTCTCTTTTGTTTCAAATCGTCTCACAACCTTACTCCAAGAGGAGGGAAGCCTATTGGGAGGGCTTCGACAAGAGGTCGAACTCATCAAGGATGAGTTGGGGCATATGAGAGCTTTCCTCAAAGTGGCTGAACcaaaagaagatgatgatccCAG CTCTCTTCAGAGAATTCTCAAAGCCATTAAGAGCTTGCGAGCTCGTCATCAGGTTGCCAGTGAAATTCAAAGCATAAAGTCCAGGATCAAAAATATTTCAGAAGGACGTCAGAGATACCAAGCCGAATTTGGCATCGACGACCGTGTCACTGGATCTTCAACCATGAACGACTCGTGGCGCTATAGCAGGGATGATGCACTTCTAGTGGAGGAAGCAAAATTGGTTGGCATTGACCAGCCCAAACAACATCTGATTTCTAAGCTTCTCGAGGGGCATGATCACCAACTCAAAGTCATTTCAGTGGTCGGTATGGCTGGACTAGGGAAAACTACCCTAGTCAAAAAGGTCCATGAAGATCCAGATGTTAGAAAGAATTTCCCAGTTTGTGCCTGGGTAACCGTCTCTCAAACATGTGACTTTCCAAAGCTCCTAACAGACTTGATTCGGCAGTTGCACAAGGAATTGAACAAATCAGTCCCACAATTCATCGAGTCTATATCTACCATTGAGTTGAAAGAatttgtcaaagattttcttcaacaagctGGAAGGTATGCAATTGTCTTCGATGACGTGTGGGACGTGGAATTTTGGAATGAAATCAAATTTGCACTGCCTGAGGGTAACTACGGCAATCGTGTCATGCTAACAACACGAAATGCCGATGTAGCCTCTGCCTCTTGCATAGAATCTCAGGATTATGTCCACAAAATGGAGCCACTATCAAATGAAGATTCGTGGACCCTATTTCGTAACAAGATCTTTAAAGGAAATCGTTGCCCCGACCACCTGATGGATGTTGCAAAAGCTGTATTGGATAAATGTGACGGTTTGCCTTTGGCGATTGTTGCGATTGGTGGGCTCTTAGCTTCGAAGGACGTGAGCAGAATAGATGAATGGGAGAAGATTCAACAGAGTCTTGGGGGTGAATTCACCGGTAAGCTAGAGAGAGTTAAAAGGATACTTTCTCTGAGTTACAATGATCTGCCTTCGCACCTCAAACCCTGTCTGTTGTATTTAACCATTTATCCGGAGGATTATCTAATAGACTGTAATATGCTGATTCTATTATGGATTGCTGAAAGATTTGTAGAATGGAGAGAAGGAATGAGTATTGAAGATGTAGCCTGGGGTTATCTCAGAGAACTCATCAGCAGAAGCCTAATTCAAGCAACTAAGTGTTTTATGAAGGATCCCCACACGTGTCGAATCCATGACTTAATGAGAGAATTATTCTCATCAAGTCAAGGGAACAAAACATGGTCACAGTTACTACTGGACAACCAATGA